The window TGCTGACCATGCAGGACATGGGCATGGATCACGGAAGCATGGGTGGCATGGACATGTCCGGCGGCAAGGGCATGGAAATGAGCTGTGGCGCCAACATGGGCATGGCCGGCATGGATCATGGCGCGATGGCGCAGACGTCGAAGCCGGCCGAAGCCGATCCGCATGCAGGTCACGACATGGCGACCATGAAAGATGGCTCGATGGCCGGCATGGATTCCGGGAGGACGGTCACGCACCCGGCCAGCGAAACGCGCAATCCGCTGGTCGACAACCAGGCCATGGTGGTCAGTTCACGGCTTGATGATCCGGGCATCGGCCTGCGCGACAACGGACGCAAGGTCTTGAGCTATTCGATGCTCAAGAGTGCCTTCGACGATCCAGACGGGCGCGATCCTGGCCGCGACATCGAACTGCACCTCACCGGTCACATGGAACGCTTCGCCTGGAGCTTCAATGGGCAGAAGTTCTCGGACGTCGAACCGCTGCGACTCAACTACGGCGAACGCATGCGCATCGTGCTGGTGAACGACACGATGATGACGCACCCGATCCACCTGCATGGCATGTGGAGCGACCTCGAGGACGATCAAGGCAACTTCCTCGTACGCAAGCACACCATCGACATGCCGCCCGGCAGCAGACGCAGTTACCGCGTGCGGGCCGACGCGCTCGGCAGCTGGGCCTATCACTGCCATCTGCTCTACCACATGGAAGCGGGAATGATGCGCACCGTGAGGGTCGACGAATGAAGACGATCATGACGCTCGCAGCACTCGCTGCTGGCCTGCTGCTGGCCTTGAATGCCGCTGCACAGGATCACTCGCAATACCAGATGCCGATGCCTGCTGCGCAGGATCATTCCCAGCACCAAATGCCGGCGATGCAGGATCACACGCAGCACCAGGTCAAACCGAAAGCCGTACCGAAGGTAAAACCAAAGCCGAAGGCCAAACCCGCCGCCACGCCGAAGACGAAGGCAGCGGTACCCGCCGCACCGATGGATCACGCGGCCATGGGCCACGCGATGCCGGCACAGCAACCGGCTGCCGTGGACCACAGCGCCATGGGACATGACGCCGCCCAACCGGTGCCAATGGATCATGCCGCGATGGGGCATGCCATGCCGCGTCCCGCCGACCAACCCATCACGCCGATTCCGGTACTCACGGATGAAGTTCGTGCAGCGGCCATCCCGCCACCGAATGATCATCCTGTGCACGACAACGGCGTGCAGCACTATGTGCTGTTCAACCGCCTCGAAGGCTTCGATACCGACGATGGCACCGGCATGGCATGGGAAGGCCAAGCCTGGGTCGGCACCGATCTCAACAAGCTCTGGCTGCGCAGCGAGGGCGAGCGAGTAGGGGGGCACACCGAAGGCGCGGATCTCGAAGTGCTGTACGGCCGTGCATTCGCCCGCTGGTGGGATGTGGTCGCCGGCGTGCGCCACGACTTCAAACCGGGCGCATCGCAGGACTTCGTTGCGATCGGCGTGCAGGGCCTGGCGCCGTACAAGTTCGAGGTGGAAGCGACCGCGTATCTCGGCCAATCCGGCCAGACCGCTGCGCGCCTGGAGGCCGAATACGAAACGCTGCTGACCAACCGGTTGATCCTGCAGCCGCTGGTTGAAGTCAGTTTCTACGGCAAGAACGACGAACGCCGCGGCATCGGTTCCGGTCTGAGCACCGCCGAGGCCGGTTTACGCCTGCGCTATGAGTTCACCCGGCAATTCGCGCCGTACATCGGCGTGGTTCATGAACGCGCCTTCGGTCGCACTGCAGATTTTCGTCGCGCGGCGGACGAAGGCGTCAACGACACCCGCTTCGTGGCGGGGATCCGGATCTGGTTCTGATTGGGGGAGACCATCATGCCGTTCGTTACCCGAAAGTCCCTGCTCACACTGAGCATCCTGTCCGGCGTCGCCCTCGCGGCGGCAGCCGGTTTTGTCTGGTCCGGTATTTACAACATCGGCGCGGACGACACCCACACCCGACCCGTGTACTCGACGCTGCAAGCCCTGCGCGAACGCTCCATCGAGGTACGGGCGAACAAGTTGCAAGTGCCCGCCGATCTCGACGACCCGGCGCGCATCCGTCAGGGGGCTGGCAACTACAACGCCATGTGCACCGGCTGCCACCTCGGCCCGGGCATGCAAGACACCGAACTGAGCATGGGCCTGTATCCGGCACCGCCGAATCTGAGTAAGGAAACGGTCGACGCCGACACTGCGTTCTGGGTGATTAAGCACGGCATCAAGGCCTCAGGCATGCCGGCCTGGGGCAAGAGCATGGACGACGAATACATCTGGAACATGGCGGCGTTCCTGCAGGCACTGCCCAAGCTCACACCCGAGCAATATCAGGCGCTCGTCGCCAGCAGCGGTGGTCATTCGCACGGTGGCGGTGAGTCCGAGGGCCACGCGCATGCCGAGGGCGGCGAGGACCATCACGACGAGGGCGACGCGCACGCGCACACCGAAGGAGAGGAGCACAACGCGATGGCGGGCATGCAGATGGATGCGCCCAAGCCGCACTCGCACCCTTCGGGCACACCGCCGCACGTCGATGCGCCGAAGGACACGAAGGCACCGTCCGGTGAAGTGCACATCCATGCCGACGGCAAGAAGCACGTCCACGACGCAAAACCCACGGCCACGCCTGCCACTGCGAAGCCGACCACCGCCGACCCGCATGCCGGCATGGACATGCCCGAAACAGAACCGGCCAGCGATGGCCACGATCACCAACACTGAACGGAGCCGCGAATCCCATGATCCATCGAATTGTTTTCCTCGCCTTGCTGGTGCTTCCATTTGCATCGCAAGCACATGACCCTGCGCAGCATGCGAAGACCAACGTACCTGCCATCGCCGCCGAGGCGAAGCCTGCGGTTGTGGCCGTGGATGCCTTCTCAAGCGCATTGCAGGCCGGTGATCTGAAGCGTGCTGGCACCTGGTTGGCCGACGATGTACTGATCCTAGAAAGCGGCGGTGCCGAGCACTCGAAAGCCGAATACATGGGCGGGCATGCAACGCACGACGCCGAGTTCCTGAAAGGCGCGCATGTGCAGTTGAAGCAACGCACGGCCAAAGTGGCGGGCGAGTTGGCGTGGATTGGCACCGAAAGTGAACTGCACACCAGCAAGGACGGCAAGCCGGTGACCACGCTGAGCACCGAAACCATGGTGCTCAAGCGCGGTAAGGACGGCTGGCGCATTGTCCATATCCATTGGTCCTCGCGGGCGAAGCGATGAGGAGGAAGACCATGTCGATGCATGCTGCAACGGCCGTGTTGGTGCTGGGCGCTGTCGTATCGCTGGGCGCCTGCGCCAAACAGGCGCCAGCACCAGAACGCGCTGCCGAGGTCACAGCCGAAGTGGCACCAGTGCCCGCACCAACGCAAGCGCTGCCGCTCGTTGTCGTTCACAAGAGCCCGAGTTGCGGCTGCTGCGGCCTGTGGGTGGACCACATGCGCCAAGCCGGATTCCAGGTCGAGGTACGCGACGAGGACAACGTCAATCCGGTGAAGGAACGCGTGGGCGTGCCGTATGGCAAGGGGTCTTGCCATACCGCCGAGGTGGGAGGCTATTTCATTGAAGGCCACGTGCCGGCCGCGGACGTGAAGCGCCTGTTGGCCGAAAAACCCGACGCTAAGGGACTGGTGCTGCCCGGCATGCCAATGGGATCGCCCGGTATGGAGATGCCGGACGGGCATTCGGAGCCGTACACCGTCGAACTGGTGCGTCGGGACGGCACGACAGCGGCCTTTGCAGCGCACTGAACGTACATGGATGGCCGCATGCAGCAGGGCTTGACTCTGGACTTTACTCAAGGGTGGAGACTGGCGGCATTCCAGACGCAAGAGGTCCCTCAATGAAGATCGGTGAACTCGCCCAACGCACCGGTGTCCCCATCGACACCGTGCGCTACTACGAACGGCAAGGACTGCTGCCGGAGCCGGAACGTCAACCGTCCGGCTACCGTCGGTACCAGAGCGCCGATGTCTTGCGCCTGCGTTTCGTGCGTCGCGCGAAGGCACTGGGTTTCACCTTGGAAGAGATTCGCGAACTGCTCGCACTCTCCAGCCATCGCGAGAACGACATGGGCAGCCTCAAGGCAGCCGCCGAGCAGAAGCTGGCGGGCGTCGAGGCCAAGCTGGCGGAACTCACGAGGATTCGCGACGGATTGCGGACGCTGATCAAGGCATGTCCCGGGCATGGGGCATTGGGCGCTTGCCCGATCCTGCACGCACTCAACGAGGACGCCGCATGAACACGCACACGCATTCCGATCACGACGCGCATGGGCAGGGCAGTTGCTGTGCGAACAAGAAGCCGGCACCAGCATCCGACAACACCGTGATCGATCCGGTCTGCGGCATGCAGGTTGATCCCAACACGACATCGCATCACGTCAGTCATGCCGGCACCGACTACCACTTCTGCTCGGCACGCTGCAGGGAAAAATTCGTGACCGACCCCGAGCGTTACACGACGACCTCGGCCAAAGGGGAAGGGAAGGGCAGTTGCTGTGCGACCAAGGTACCGACATCCGATAGCGCCGTGATCGACCCGGTCTGTGGCATGCAGGTCGATCCCGACACCACGCCGCATCACGCCAGCCACGCCGGCACCGACTACCACTTCTGTTCGGCACGCTGCCAAGCGAAATTCGTTTCCGACCCGCCGCGCTATCTCACGCCCAAGGCCGAGACGGCGCCCGCCGCGCCGGCGGGCACGATCTACACCTGTCCCATGCACCCGGAAATCCGCCAGGAAGGACCGGGGACGTGCCCGATCTGCGGCATGGCGCTGGAGCCGGAAATGCCCAGCCTGGAGGACGAGGACAACCCGGAACTGCGCGACTTCTCGCATCGCTTCTGGTGGACGTTGCCGCTGACCGTCGTGGTCTTCCTGCTGGCGATGTTGGGCGACCGGCTGACGTTCCTGAGCATGGGTGCCCGCACCTGGCTGGAACTCGCGTTGAGCACGCCGGTCGTGCTCTGGGCCGGCTGGCCGTTCTTCGAGCGTTGCGTGCAATCGATCCGCAACCGCAGCCCGAACATGTTCACGCTGATCGGGATTGGCGTTGCATCAGCCTTCGGCTATAGCGTGGTGGCCACTGTGGCACCGGATCTATTCCCGGATTCGTTCCGTGAGCATGGCCGGGTCGGCGTCTATTTCGAGGCCGCCGCGGTCATCGTGTCATTGACTCTGTTGGGGCAGTTGCTGGAGTTGCGTGCCCGCTCGAAGACTTCGGCGGCGATCAAGGCTTTGCTGGGGCTCGCGCCGAAGACGGCCCGTCGCATCAACGACGATGGCAGCGAAGACGACATCCCGCTCGAACATGTCCACATCGGCTACAAACTGCGCGTGCGCCCCGGCGAAAAAGTGCCGGTCGACGGCGAAGTGCTCGAAGGGCGCTCCAGCGTCGACGAATCGATGCTGACCGGCGAATCGATTCCGGTTGAAAAGACCGCAGGCAGCCGCGTGATCGGCGCCACGATCAATGGCACCGGGAGCCTCGTCATCCGCGCCGACAGGATCGGTTCGGAGACCGTGCTGTCGCAGATCGTGCAGCTCGTCGCCCAGGCGCAGCGCTCGCGTGCACCGATGCAGCGCATGGCCGACAAGGTCGCGTTCTGGTTCGTGCTCGCGGTGTTGGCGATTGCCGTACTCACGTTCTTCGGCTGGGGCCTGTTCGGGCCGGAGCCGTCGTGGACATACGCCGTCCTCAATGCGGTCTCGGTGCTGATCATTGCTTGTCCGTGTGCGCTGGGATTGGCCACGCCGATGTCGATCATGGTCGCCACCGGCCGCGCGGCGCGTGCCGGCGTATTGTTCCGCGACGCCGAGGCGATCGAGCAGTTGCGCAAGATCGATACCTTGATCGTCGACAAGACCGGCACCCTGACCGAAGGTCGCCCGGCGTTTCGCGCGGTCATGGCCGCCGACGGGTTCGAGGACGACACCGTGCTGGGCTTGGCGGCAAGCCTGGAGCAGGGCAGCGAACACCCGCTGGCGAATGCGATCCTGACCGAAGCCAAGCGCCGGAACCTACCGCTGTCGACGACCGATGACTTCGATTCGGTTACCGGCAAAGGCGTGCGCGGGCAGATCGCAGGGCAGAAGCTTGCCCTCGGTAACAAGGCGCTCATGGCCGAGGTGGGCGCCGATGTCGCGCCGCTGCTTGCTCGTGCCGAATCGGCGAGGGGCGAGGGCGCCAGCGTGATGTTCCTCGCCGTGAATGGGCGGTTGGCGGGCGCGGTGTCCGTGGCAGATCCGATCAAGGCCACGACCTTGCCGGCTTTGAACGCATTGCGTGCGGCAGGCCTGCATCTGGTGATGGCTTCGGGCGATGCGCAATCGACCGCCGAGGCGGTGGGTCGCAAACTCGGCATCGAGGACGTGCGAGGCGAGGTGCGTCCGCAGGACAAGGCCGCGCTGGTACAGCAACTCAAGGCGCAAGGGCGACGTGTCGCCATGGCCGGCGATGGTGTGAACGATGCGCCGGCTCTCGCGGCCGCGGATGTCGGCATCGCCATGGGCACCGGCACTGACGTCGCGATGTCCAGCGCTCAGGTCACCTTGGTCAAAGGCGATCTGAGCCGGATCCTGGAGGCGCGGGCGATTTCGGATGCAACGGTCGCCAACATGAAGCAGAACCTCGCCTTCGCCTTCCTCTACAACGCCATCGGCGTGCCGATCGCCGCCGGTGTGTTGTATCCGGTGTTCGGTCTGCTACTCAGCCCGATGATCGCGGCGCTGGCCATGAGCCTGAGTTCTGTTTCGGTCGTCACCAATGCGCTGCGCCTGGCGCGTGTTCCCCTGGGCGCAACGCACGCAGCACCCGCGCTGTCCGCACACGGCGCGTCTTCTCACTAAGACTTTCCCCCCACCTGGAGTAGGTTCATGAACAAATTCGTTTCGCTGGCCGCTGTCGGCCTCCTGTCCCTGTCCGCGGTAGCCGTCGCGGCGGAACCGCAAGCGCATGGAAGCCATGCGGGTCACGCGGCGCCGACTGCAGAAATCACCCCGGCCCAAAAGGAGTTTCGTGCGCTCGACAAGAACCAGGACGGCAAGCTGTCGAAGGCAGAGATGCCGGCCAAACATCCCATGGCCGCGCACTTCGCCATGATGGACACCAACAAGGACGGTGTGTTGTCGGAGGCCGAGTACACCGGCCACTGACGCGCGAATTTCGGCGGCGCGGTTCGTCGCGCCGCCATTCA is drawn from Thermomonas brevis and contains these coding sequences:
- a CDS encoding c-type cytochrome, giving the protein MPFVTRKSLLTLSILSGVALAAAAGFVWSGIYNIGADDTHTRPVYSTLQALRERSIEVRANKLQVPADLDDPARIRQGAGNYNAMCTGCHLGPGMQDTELSMGLYPAPPNLSKETVDADTAFWVIKHGIKASGMPAWGKSMDDEYIWNMAAFLQALPKLTPEQYQALVASSGGHSHGGGESEGHAHAEGGEDHHDEGDAHAHTEGEEHNAMAGMQMDAPKPHSHPSGTPPHVDAPKDTKAPSGEVHIHADGKKHVHDAKPTATPATAKPTTADPHAGMDMPETEPASDGHDHQH
- a CDS encoding copper resistance protein B — its product is MKTIMTLAALAAGLLLALNAAAQDHSQYQMPMPAAQDHSQHQMPAMQDHTQHQVKPKAVPKVKPKPKAKPAATPKTKAAVPAAPMDHAAMGHAMPAQQPAAVDHSAMGHDAAQPVPMDHAAMGHAMPRPADQPITPIPVLTDEVRAAAIPPPNDHPVHDNGVQHYVLFNRLEGFDTDDGTGMAWEGQAWVGTDLNKLWLRSEGERVGGHTEGADLEVLYGRAFARWWDVVAGVRHDFKPGASQDFVAIGVQGLAPYKFEVEATAYLGQSGQTAARLEAEYETLLTNRLILQPLVEVSFYGKNDERRGIGSGLSTAEAGLRLRYEFTRQFAPYIGVVHERAFGRTADFRRAADEGVNDTRFVAGIRIWF
- a CDS encoding heavy metal translocating P-type ATPase, giving the protein MNTHTHSDHDAHGQGSCCANKKPAPASDNTVIDPVCGMQVDPNTTSHHVSHAGTDYHFCSARCREKFVTDPERYTTTSAKGEGKGSCCATKVPTSDSAVIDPVCGMQVDPDTTPHHASHAGTDYHFCSARCQAKFVSDPPRYLTPKAETAPAAPAGTIYTCPMHPEIRQEGPGTCPICGMALEPEMPSLEDEDNPELRDFSHRFWWTLPLTVVVFLLAMLGDRLTFLSMGARTWLELALSTPVVLWAGWPFFERCVQSIRNRSPNMFTLIGIGVASAFGYSVVATVAPDLFPDSFREHGRVGVYFEAAAVIVSLTLLGQLLELRARSKTSAAIKALLGLAPKTARRINDDGSEDDIPLEHVHIGYKLRVRPGEKVPVDGEVLEGRSSVDESMLTGESIPVEKTAGSRVIGATINGTGSLVIRADRIGSETVLSQIVQLVAQAQRSRAPMQRMADKVAFWFVLAVLAIAVLTFFGWGLFGPEPSWTYAVLNAVSVLIIACPCALGLATPMSIMVATGRAARAGVLFRDAEAIEQLRKIDTLIVDKTGTLTEGRPAFRAVMAADGFEDDTVLGLAASLEQGSEHPLANAILTEAKRRNLPLSTTDDFDSVTGKGVRGQIAGQKLALGNKALMAEVGADVAPLLARAESARGEGASVMFLAVNGRLAGAVSVADPIKATTLPALNALRAAGLHLVMASGDAQSTAEAVGRKLGIEDVRGEVRPQDKAALVQQLKAQGRRVAMAGDGVNDAPALAAADVGIAMGTGTDVAMSSAQVTLVKGDLSRILEARAISDATVANMKQNLAFAFLYNAIGVPIAAGVLYPVFGLLLSPMIAALAMSLSSVSVVTNALRLARVPLGATHAAPALSAHGASSH
- a CDS encoding YybH family protein — its product is MIHRIVFLALLVLPFASQAHDPAQHAKTNVPAIAAEAKPAVVAVDAFSSALQAGDLKRAGTWLADDVLILESGGAEHSKAEYMGGHATHDAEFLKGAHVQLKQRTAKVAGELAWIGTESELHTSKDGKPVTTLSTETMVLKRGKDGWRIVHIHWSSRAKR
- a CDS encoding DUF411 domain-containing protein, giving the protein MHAATAVLVLGAVVSLGACAKQAPAPERAAEVTAEVAPVPAPTQALPLVVVHKSPSCGCCGLWVDHMRQAGFQVEVRDEDNVNPVKERVGVPYGKGSCHTAEVGGYFIEGHVPAADVKRLLAEKPDAKGLVLPGMPMGSPGMEMPDGHSEPYTVELVRRDGTTAAFAAH
- a CDS encoding EF-hand domain-containing protein, whose protein sequence is MNKFVSLAAVGLLSLSAVAVAAEPQAHGSHAGHAAPTAEITPAQKEFRALDKNQDGKLSKAEMPAKHPMAAHFAMMDTNKDGVLSEAEYTGH
- a CDS encoding heavy metal-responsive transcriptional regulator, which codes for MKIGELAQRTGVPIDTVRYYERQGLLPEPERQPSGYRRYQSADVLRLRFVRRAKALGFTLEEIRELLALSSHRENDMGSLKAAAEQKLAGVEAKLAELTRIRDGLRTLIKACPGHGALGACPILHALNEDAA